The nucleotide window GCCTTGCCGAACTGTCCAACACCGAAGAACTGTCGGAAGAAGGCCGCTCCGAAATGCGTTCGTTGACCCAAGCGTATCAGGATGGGGAAGTCGAACTGCGCGCAGCGCTGGTTCTGGAAGAAGCCGAGCGCGAAAAAATCGCCGAACCCGACAAGCAACAGACAGACTTCGACCGCGAGTGTCGCAGCTTCGACCTGACCGCCGTTATCGGTTCGCTGGTGGACGGCAAGCCGTTGAGCGGGCGCGAGGCCGAGGTGAACGAGGAACTGGAAAGCCGCCACGGTGTTGGCCAGAAGGGCGTGCGCTTCCCGTGGGAAAGCCTGCTGGAAACCCGCGCCGACGCCGTGACGGACAGCAGCGCGGGCACGTCTGGGGAACTGGCCAGCCGCCCGACCATGAACGCCTTGGAGCGGTTCTTTGAAACCTCTGCCGCTGGCCGGTTCGGCGTGAACGTCATGCAGGTGACGGGTGCTCCCAGCTTCCCGGAAATCACCGGCGGCGCTGGCCTGTCGTGGGTCGCGGAGGGCGAGGGTGCCGACGCGGACGCTATCAGCACCACGGCGAAGCAGCCTGCCATTCATACGGCGACGGGCCGCTACCTGCTTTCGCGGCAGGCAATCCGCCAAAACAGTGCCCTGCAATCCATCCTGCGCCGCGATTTGGCGGAGGTGCTGCGCGAGGGCATCGACCTTGCCATTTTCCAAGGCACCGGGGCGGATGAACAACCGGCAGGTTTTGAGACTGTCCTGACAGGCGGGCGCACGGCTGCTCTGGACGACGTGGCCAGCTTTTCGGACTTCCTGCTGCGGGCCACGGAAATTCAGGAAACCGCCAAGCTGAGCACCCCGTCGCAGGTGCGCATTGCCGGTGCGCCGATTGTCCACCAAACGCTGGCGGATACTCTGATCAGCGGCACTGCTGTGTCCGAACTGGACCGGCTGAAAGGGGCAGGCTTTGCCACTTTGTGGTCCAGCCAGGTATCTGCCCGTGGGGCACGCGATGAAACCGACAAGGGCGCGTCCACCGTCTACTTCGGGGCCGGTTCCAACAATGCCTATGTGCCCACGTGGGGCAGCCCGGAATTGATCGTGGACCCGTATTCGGAGAGCAAGACGGGCAAGGTGGCGTTGACGATGTTCGCCTTCCTCGACGTGCTCATTCAGCGCACGGCCACGCACTACTTCAAGCTGACCGGCGTGCAGGACCGCGCGTAACCATGGAAAATCGGGCAACATGGGCGGCGGGGCTTGAACTCCGCCGCCAAGGGAAACGGCCCGTGATTGCGGGGCGTTTTAATTTCAATGAGTTAGCCACGCTGGCGGACCGTGGGCGGGTGAGAAAAGAGCGGATTGCGCCCGGTGCTTTCGACTTCACGTTGCGGAATGAGGACCGCGAAGTGAACCTTCTCTTTGGGCACTCTTTCGACATGCCTCTAGCGTCCCGCCGCAACGGGTCGCTGGTGCTGCGGGCAGACGATGAAGCTTTGACCTTTGACGCCACGATTGATCCTGCGTTGGAGGACGTG belongs to Roseovarius sp. THAF27 and includes:
- a CDS encoding phage major capsid protein, whose translation is MLKSQSIQLEQSKRRERLAELSNTEELSEEGRSEMRSLTQAYQDGEVELRAALVLEEAEREKIAEPDKQQTDFDRECRSFDLTAVIGSLVDGKPLSGREAEVNEELESRHGVGQKGVRFPWESLLETRADAVTDSSAGTSGELASRPTMNALERFFETSAAGRFGVNVMQVTGAPSFPEITGGAGLSWVAEGEGADADAISTTAKQPAIHTATGRYLLSRQAIRQNSALQSILRRDLAEVLREGIDLAIFQGTGADEQPAGFETVLTGGRTAALDDVASFSDFLLRATEIQETAKLSTPSQVRIAGAPIVHQTLADTLISGTAVSELDRLKGAGFATLWSSQVSARGARDETDKGASTVYFGAGSNNAYVPTWGSPELIVDPYSESKTGKVALTMFAFLDVLIQRTATHYFKLTGVQDRA
- a CDS encoding HK97 family phage prohead protease translates to MENRATWAAGLELRRQGKRPVIAGRFNFNELATLADRGRVRKERIAPGAFDFTLRNEDREVNLLFGHSFDMPLASRRNGSLVLRADDEALTFDATIDPALEDVTHIRDALAMLGAGLVTGISPGFRVPPKEAVPDNERLDPEPGNPKVLIRTILALVLYELSLVTRPAYEASQAELRALQQAAHPVRNKPGVWLP